AAGAGCGGGTTTACCGATCAAAGGAAACAGCCCCATCTCAAAACCATCAAACAGCCAGCCAAGGAAGGCGGCCAGGAGTGCCATGTTACGACCAGTGGAAGAGGGGGTTTTGGGGGAGGACATGAGCTAAAAACGAGGCAAAGGGACGAAAACCGCAAAAACGGTCCAAGAGAACGCCAGGAAAGCGGGCATTCTTCAGGGAGATGCAGCCTTCAGGAAAGTCTAAAGTGACATTTCTTCAGCATATTGAGCCGCAATCGCCCACGATCTCGACCTAACGCCTCTCAGATATCCAGAAAGCCCAACCCAAACACCCCCGACCAACCCACGAGTTTGTGCCAAAGCCGCCCTAGGAATGAAGTCGGCTCCGGAGACACGATGGGAGCAGGTCGTGGTGGATAGTAATGGGGCAGATCCTTTTGGTAACGGCGTTGCCAGTGAAACTTCGGAATGTGGATTCGCTTATTGGACGTGCCATCCCAACTCAGCACGAAGCCGGCGCTTTCCAGCTCGTCACGGATCACCTGCGCCACCTTGATCTTCTCTGGGACATCGCCCTCCACATGATCAAAGGCCAGCATCAGACCTTCTCCACGAACCGCCCGCTCTAAGTCCTGACCATGATAGAAACAATAACCGAAATACCGACCCGACGGTTCTTTCGCCAGTTGGTCATTCGCATCTTCGTGACCATCGGACATGGTGTAGCCCGCGTTGTGAAGGCCGAGCACTCCACGCTGAGCCAAGCGCTGAAAGACAGCATCGAGTCGATCACAGTCCGTCGTCTCGGGCCATGTGCCTTCAGCTTCCGCTTTGCGGCTGAATTCAGGAGCGACGGCAGCTCTCAACCTGACCTCATCTGCGCCGTCTTCGAGCACTTCGTCAATAAGCTCCTGAACCTCAGCTTCATCGTAAAAACCTGACCACACCCTCACGCGAATGGCATCAAGGATGT
The window above is part of the Prosthecobacter debontii genome. Proteins encoded here:
- a CDS encoding DUF6891 domain-containing protein translates to MPSASSLPDDVNDDILDAIRVRVWSGFYDEAEVQELIDEVLEDGADEVRLRAAVAPEFSRKAEAEGTWPETTDCDRLDAVFQRLAQRGVLGLHNAGYTMSDGHEDANDQLAKEPSGRYFGYCFYHGQDLERAVRGEGLMLAFDHVEGDVPEKIKVAQVIRDELESAGFVLSWDGTSNKRIHIPKFHWQRRYQKDLPHYYPPRPAPIVSPEPTSFLGRLWHKLVGWSGVFGLGFLDI